A stretch of Polypterus senegalus isolate Bchr_013 chromosome 3, ASM1683550v1, whole genome shotgun sequence DNA encodes these proteins:
- the LOC120526925 gene encoding collectin-46-like — translation MNSTPPPRLLLLVLPFLLLLQTWPSLAEETQVLPTCTGYPGIPGTPGNNGLPGRDGRDGKEGREGTKGEKGEIGAQGPPGNDGPAGLPGFQGTPGDAGPRGERGLQGPPGKSGPSGEMGLKGEKGDPGPVGIPGPPHNEIQIAQLETQLQSISKMWDKFSKLGRRFTFTHWTVHKHKLLAVTHTKGNFENVLKLCREAEGLMFYPEDEEENSILQAFHRKVGVLYVGATDTKTEGTFTDLNDRPLSFTKWQAGEPNNSGGNENCIHTLDNGEWNDTSCNGEFYTVCQF, via the exons ATGAACTCCACTCCGCCACCTCGACTGCTGCTCTTGGTGTTACCGTTTCTGCTTCTGCTGCAGACATGGCCCAGCCTGGCTGAAGAGACACAAGTATTACCAACGTGCACTGGCTACCCAGGGATACCAGGCACACCGGGCAACAATGGACTGCCAGGGAGAGATGGACGAGAtggaaaagagggaagagaaggAACAAAGGGAGAGAAGG GGGAAATTGGTGCCCAAGGTCCTCCAGGAAATGACGGACCAGCTGGACTACCAGGATTCCAAGGTACCCCAGGAGATGCTGGGCCGAGAG GAGAAAGAGGCCTGCAAGGTCCCCCAGGGAAATCAGGGCCATCAGGGGAGATGGGACTCAAAGGAGAAAAGGGAGATCCAGGACCAGTTGGCATCCCAG gacCACCACACAATGAGATCCAGATTGCACAACTGGAAACCCAGCTTCAATCAATTTCCAAGATGTGGGACAAATTCTCTAAACTTGGAAGAC gtTTTACTTTTACCCACTGGACAGTTCATAAACACAAACTCTTGGCAGTCACCCACACGAAGGGCAACTTTGAAAATGTCCTGAAGCTCTGCAGAGAGGCCGAAGGTTTGATGTTCTACccagaagacgaagaagaaaacAGCATCCTCCAAGCGTTTCACAGGAAAGTGGGAGTGCTGTACGTTGGCGCCACTGACACAAAGACAGAGGGCACCTTCACAGACCTTAACGACAGGCCGTTATCGTTCACTAAGTGGCAGGCTGGAGAGCCCAATAACTCAGGAGGCAACGAGAACTGCATCCATACTTTGGATAATGGAGAGTGGAATGACACCTCCTGCAATGGTGAATTTTACACTGTATGCCAGTTTTAA